One genomic region from Streptomyces sp. NBC_00582 encodes:
- a CDS encoding BN159_2729 family protein, whose product MNSNLPRAARVIHAALRSVPPHQAAAAAHALDAARLLTDPDRSFGVLLHREPDGGWTPAPRPTTAPKRLTAEPETGRREPEPPVTELERQALAWDASCARARELAHAVERQLHGHPGPHGIRVDGDRVRVLLRVDDPAQWARWRAYLGITTVGERSRPHTVTADGERDGVPVTVVARGIGTTPPGTAHAPERRPFRLDGTTYDLAQPQRDTNGDLWYFQGRRAPDGMPLLSLDGRPERCTLAQVETQLGPLSPAGEERPAPDAAPPPAVEHPGHG is encoded by the coding sequence GTGAACAGCAACCTTCCCCGCGCCGCCCGGGTGATCCACGCGGCACTGCGCTCCGTACCGCCCCACCAGGCCGCGGCCGCCGCCCACGCCCTGGACGCGGCCCGGCTCCTCACCGACCCCGACCGCTCCTTCGGCGTCCTCCTGCACCGGGAGCCGGACGGCGGCTGGACACCCGCCCCACGCCCGACAACCGCACCGAAACGGCTCACCGCCGAACCGGAAACCGGACGGCGGGAACCGGAGCCGCCGGTCACCGAGCTGGAACGGCAGGCGCTGGCCTGGGACGCCTCCTGCGCCCGCGCCCGTGAGCTCGCCCACGCCGTCGAACGGCAGCTGCACGGCCACCCCGGCCCGCACGGCATCCGCGTGGACGGCGACCGGGTGCGCGTCCTGCTCCGCGTCGACGACCCCGCCCAATGGGCCCGCTGGCGCGCCTACCTGGGCATCACCACCGTGGGGGAGCGGTCCCGCCCCCACACGGTGACCGCCGACGGAGAACGCGACGGCGTCCCGGTGACCGTCGTGGCCCGGGGGATCGGCACGACACCACCGGGCACGGCCCACGCCCCCGAACGCCGCCCCTTCCGCCTCGACGGCACCACCTACGACCTGGCCCAGCCCCAGCGCGACACGAACGGGGACCTCTGGTACTTCCAGGGCCGCCGCGCCCCCGACGGCATGCCCCTGCTGTCCCTCGACGGCCGCCCGGAGCGCTGCACCCTCGCCCAGGTGGAGACCCAGTTGGGGCCGCTGTCACCGGCGGGGGAGGAGAGGCCCGCCCCGGACGCGGCACCACCCCCGGCGGTGGAACACCCGGGACACGGCTGA
- a CDS encoding RNA polymerase sigma factor has translation MSPTDSATTTPGTPEPELVARARTGDREAFAALYDEHYRLVYGFLLLRTRNRHLAEDLTQEVFTRALRRIDSYTWQGKAFAAWLTTIAKNLHYDELARGRTRLETPVAEFHDPQTPGLCTESLALRELEAVEAHETVRTALHSLNAHQRHCVELRFLDELTPEETAREMGRSVGAVKTLTYRALRKLRWTTGAVSV, from the coding sequence GTGTCCCCAACCGACAGCGCCACGACCACTCCGGGCACCCCGGAGCCCGAACTGGTCGCCCGCGCCCGCACCGGCGACCGGGAGGCGTTCGCCGCCCTGTACGACGAGCACTACCGCCTCGTCTACGGCTTCCTTCTCCTGCGCACCCGCAACAGACACCTGGCGGAGGACCTCACCCAGGAGGTGTTCACCCGCGCCCTGCGCCGCATCGACTCGTACACCTGGCAGGGCAAGGCCTTCGCCGCCTGGCTCACCACCATCGCCAAGAACCTCCACTACGACGAACTCGCCCGCGGCCGCACCCGGCTGGAGACCCCGGTCGCCGAGTTCCACGACCCCCAGACGCCGGGCCTCTGCACCGAGTCGCTCGCCCTGCGCGAACTGGAGGCCGTCGAGGCCCACGAGACGGTCCGTACGGCACTCCACTCCCTCAACGCGCACCAACGGCACTGTGTGGAACTGCGCTTCCTCGACGAACTGACCCCCGAGGAGACCGCCCGGGAGATGGGCCGCAGCGTCGGTGCCGTCAAGACGCTGACCTACCGCGCGCTGCGCAAACTGCGCTGGACGACCGGGGCGGTGTCCGTGTGA
- a CDS encoding aminoglycoside phosphotransferase family protein — protein MAFEPPRRLVRAFGETAPSGDDWLEKLPEAARQAVALRELTVDRVQVPGGRTSLVVLVRRADGTPAVLKLAPPRFRPEAERAALAHWGGLGAVQLLDGPVTEGVLLLERLHPDVSVRSLPEAKAQLEAAGTLRRLWVEPPDGGGFETVAERTGRQAEAMRGTAVGSEVRVLVDAALVAREELLAAPPERRLLHGTFRQSKVLAAERTPWLAVGPDPVVGECAFDLARLVRDRVEDLIASPSGAATTRRRVRKLAESLELDQERVRGWTLFRAVESGVRALRVGRRGDAELLLEFAGWL, from the coding sequence ATGGCTTTCGAACCGCCGCGGCGTCTGGTGCGGGCGTTCGGTGAGACGGCACCGAGCGGTGACGACTGGTTGGAGAAGCTGCCCGAGGCTGCCCGACAGGCCGTCGCGCTGCGCGAGTTGACCGTCGACCGGGTGCAGGTGCCCGGGGGCCGGACCAGCCTGGTGGTGCTGGTGCGCCGTGCGGACGGGACGCCTGCCGTGCTCAAGCTGGCCCCGCCGCGGTTCCGGCCGGAGGCGGAGCGGGCGGCGCTGGCGCACTGGGGCGGGCTGGGCGCCGTACAGCTGCTGGACGGGCCGGTGACGGAGGGGGTGCTGCTGCTCGAACGGCTGCATCCGGATGTGTCGGTGCGGTCGCTGCCGGAGGCCAAGGCGCAGCTGGAGGCGGCGGGGACGTTGCGGCGGCTGTGGGTGGAGCCGCCGGACGGGGGCGGCTTCGAGACGGTCGCCGAGCGGACGGGGCGGCAGGCGGAGGCGATGCGGGGGACTGCCGTCGGCTCCGAGGTGCGCGTGCTGGTGGACGCGGCTCTCGTGGCCCGGGAGGAGTTGTTGGCCGCGCCGCCCGAACGGCGGTTGCTGCATGGGACGTTCCGGCAGAGCAAGGTGCTGGCGGCCGAGCGGACGCCGTGGCTGGCGGTGGGGCCGGATCCGGTGGTGGGCGAGTGTGCGTTCGATCTGGCGCGGTTGGTGCGGGATCGGGTGGAGGATCTGATCGCCTCCCCGTCGGGGGCGGCGACGACTCGGCGGCGGGTGAGGAAGCTGGCGGAGTCGTTGGAGTTGGATCAGGAGCGGGTGCGGGGGTGGACGCTCTTTCGGGCGGTGGAGTCGGGTGTGCGGGCGCTGCGTGTGGGGCGGCGGGGGGATGCGGAGCTGTTGCTCGAATTCGCCGGGTGGCTTTAA